A region from the Solibacillus sp. FSL H8-0523 genome encodes:
- a CDS encoding MATE family efflux transporter, which yields MANKTKELSLFKLTWPLFLELFLFMLMGLADTFMLSAVSDNAVAGVGTANQYIQIAILLLGVIGTGASIVVSQYLGSRLLADASKIAALSVTLNLIIGLILSGLFILFSDAIMQMMNLQGPVLEAAQSYLAIVGGFIFVQALITSLSSVIRVQGWTKQTMYVSLGMNVLHVILNYILIFGKFGAPELGVEGAAISSVISRIAAAIVFFWLLYQALEVRIQIADYYRFSKEYISKILKIGIPSALEQVLYQSSQIILLYYVTYIGAEALSARQYAMNISMFTYLFAMAIGSGTAILVGRYVGAGDKDLAYKTVWFSVKSALIFTLVMVALVMTFRVPLMSLFTDNENIIAIGASALLLSILLETGRTINITIINSLRAAGDATYPVRIGIVSMIGIGLSLGYLFVFVLDMGLVGIWLAIACDEWIRAILVIFRWRSRKWERFALVGPSKKI from the coding sequence TTGGCAAACAAAACGAAAGAATTAAGCTTATTTAAACTTACATGGCCCTTATTTTTAGAATTGTTTTTATTTATGCTCATGGGACTTGCAGATACATTTATGCTAAGTGCGGTATCAGACAATGCAGTCGCGGGTGTCGGGACGGCCAACCAATACATTCAAATCGCGATTCTTCTATTAGGAGTGATCGGAACAGGGGCATCGATTGTTGTTTCCCAGTACTTAGGCTCACGCTTACTAGCAGATGCTTCTAAAATTGCCGCGCTGTCGGTGACGTTAAACTTAATTATTGGTCTTATTCTCAGTGGACTGTTCATATTATTCTCAGATGCAATTATGCAAATGATGAACTTACAAGGACCTGTACTTGAAGCAGCACAAAGCTATTTAGCCATTGTCGGTGGTTTTATTTTTGTACAGGCGCTCATTACATCTCTTTCTTCTGTAATTCGTGTACAGGGGTGGACAAAGCAAACAATGTATGTGTCACTCGGCATGAACGTGTTACACGTCATCTTGAACTACATTTTAATTTTCGGGAAATTTGGCGCACCGGAGCTTGGTGTGGAAGGTGCAGCAATTTCTTCGGTCATTAGCCGAATTGCTGCGGCGATTGTGTTCTTCTGGCTGTTATATCAAGCGCTTGAAGTACGCATTCAGATTGCAGATTACTACCGCTTTTCAAAGGAATACATTTCAAAGATTTTAAAAATCGGAATTCCTTCTGCATTAGAGCAAGTCTTATACCAATCTAGTCAAATTATTTTACTATACTACGTGACGTACATCGGTGCTGAAGCGTTATCCGCTCGTCAATATGCGATGAATATTTCGATGTTCACGTATTTATTTGCGATGGCGATCGGCTCAGGTACCGCAATTTTAGTGGGACGTTACGTCGGTGCAGGTGATAAGGACTTAGCTTATAAAACGGTGTGGTTTAGTGTCAAGTCTGCACTTATCTTTACATTAGTGATGGTCGCACTCGTTATGACCTTCCGTGTACCGCTCATGTCGTTATTTACCGATAATGAAAACATTATCGCAATCGGAGCAAGTGCGCTCTTATTAAGTATTCTTCTAGAAACAGGACGTACGATTAATATTACAATCATTAACTCGCTCCGCGCAGCTGGCGATGCAACTTACCCTGTGCGCATCGGGATTGTGTCGATGATTGGAATTGGTTTATCACTTGGTTATCTCTTCGTCTTTGTACTTGATATGGGCTTAGTTGGTATTTGGCTAGCGATTGCCTGTGATGAATGGATTCGTGCCATTTTAGTAATTTTCCGCTGGCGCAGTCGTAAGTGGGAACGCTTTGCACTTGTCGGACCGAGTAAAAAAATATAA
- a CDS encoding homoserine dehydrogenase produces the protein MQKNKYRIHSNALFEIAQSRTFTDKDNIEERFDEEGKIKLVSDRAGAELTLSLVKTEDGLAYLVKWDDSEEIYRGWNMAWEEFVWCLGVVNKPIEEAAKKAAEEEAARRAEEAALALAAEEAAALEEVVEEATEESEVTTEEVTEEVTEEATVEVVSEDLEK, from the coding sequence ATGCAAAAAAATAAATATCGCATTCATAGCAATGCATTATTTGAAATTGCGCAAAGTCGTACGTTTACAGATAAGGATAACATCGAAGAGCGCTTCGATGAAGAAGGTAAAATTAAATTAGTAAGTGACCGTGCTGGAGCGGAGCTTACGTTATCATTAGTAAAAACAGAAGATGGCCTTGCTTACTTAGTAAAATGGGATGATTCAGAAGAAATTTACCGTGGCTGGAACATGGCTTGGGAAGAGTTCGTATGGTGCCTAGGCGTTGTTAACAAGCCAATCGAAGAAGCAGCTAAAAAAGCAGCAGAAGAGGAAGCGGCTCGTCGCGCAGAAGAAGCCGCTTTAGCATTAGCAGCTGAAGAAGCAGCAGCTCTTGAAGAAGTTGTTGAAGAAGCAACTGAAGAGTCTGAAGTAACAACAGAAGAAGTAACTGAAGAAGTAACTGAAGAAGCAACTGTGGAAGTAGTTTCGGAAGACTTAGAAAAATAA
- a CDS encoding redox protein, protein MDAKKQQIECQNCHEMITVDFATANFATEVRVMNGKKSESRTYIEKCPNCGTMNKVKSDNKADWGKRKGPNMKLFMFSGLFGCLAFLVFGLLAVYFGFKGLGIVFDWFLN, encoded by the coding sequence GTGGATGCAAAAAAACAACAGATTGAATGTCAAAATTGCCATGAAATGATAACAGTTGATTTTGCGACGGCCAATTTTGCTACAGAAGTACGTGTAATGAATGGAAAAAAATCAGAGTCGCGTACATATATAGAAAAATGCCCAAACTGTGGGACGATGAATAAAGTGAAAAGCGACAATAAGGCTGATTGGGGTAAACGAAAAGGGCCCAATATGAAACTGTTTATGTTTTCAGGTTTATTTGGCTGCTTGGCGTTTCTTGTTTTTGGCCTTCTTGCTGTATATTTTGGATTTAAAGGTTTAGGTATAGTATTTGATTGGTTTTTAAATTAG
- a CDS encoding 3D domain-containing protein, which yields MIKKLLAFAVAIAASAFIFASPSFAATHTIKSGENLYMLAKKYDTTVNELMKLNNLSSNKIKVKQVLKLPATNQSKQAVAKKETKKVAATHPSNVKKTFTMTATAYTANCKGCSGITKTGLNLRKYPDLKVIAVDPKVIPLGSKVWVEGYGVAIAGDTGGAIKGKKIDIFVKNKKTAYNWGRKKVTVKLLKS from the coding sequence ATGATCAAGAAACTATTAGCATTTGCAGTGGCAATAGCTGCTAGCGCATTTATTTTTGCAAGTCCGTCTTTCGCAGCTACACATACAATTAAATCAGGTGAGAATTTATATATGCTTGCCAAAAAGTACGATACAACAGTAAACGAGCTTATGAAGCTGAACAATTTATCATCAAACAAGATTAAGGTTAAACAAGTGCTCAAGCTACCGGCAACTAATCAAAGTAAGCAGGCTGTTGCAAAAAAAGAAACAAAAAAGGTTGCAGCAACACATCCATCAAACGTAAAGAAAACTTTTACTATGACCGCGACAGCGTACACAGCAAATTGTAAAGGCTGCTCAGGCATCACGAAAACAGGGTTAAACTTACGTAAATACCCTGATTTAAAAGTAATCGCAGTGGATCCAAAGGTCATTCCTTTAGGCTCGAAAGTTTGGGTTGAAGGCTACGGCGTGGCAATCGCTGGGGATACAGGTGGCGCAATTAAAGGTAAAAAAATCGATATTTTCGTAAAAAATAAAAAGACAGCCTATAACTGGGGACGTAAAAAAGTTACGGTCAAGCTGTTAAAATCATAA